A genomic window from Macaca mulatta isolate MMU2019108-1 chromosome 19, T2T-MMU8v2.0, whole genome shotgun sequence includes:
- the PNMA8A gene encoding paraneoplastic antigen-like protein 8A isoform X1, with the protein MSKTMAMNLLEDWCRGMEVDIHRSLLVTGIPEDCGQAEIEETLNGVLSPLGPYRVLNKIFVREENVKAALIEVGEGVNLSTIPREFPGRGGVWRVVCRDPTQDAEFLKNLNEFLDAEGRTWEDVVRLLQLNHPTLSQNQHQPPENWAEALGVLLGAVVQIIFCMDAEIRSREEARAHEAAEFEEMTAWALAAGKKVKKEPGLAAEVGSALKTENPNNWNATEDQHDPPKPLVRKAGAKTRSRRKKQKKNPKQEAVPWKKPKSINSNSTANLEDPEAGDAESMAISEPIKGSRKPCVKQEELALKKPMAKCAWKGPREPSQDARAEAESPGGASESDQDGGHESPPKKKAMAWVSAKNPMRKKKKVSLGPVSYVLVDSEDSRKKPVMPKKGPGSRREASVQKAPRGQQSAEATASTSRDLKAKPEGSPRRATNGENDSRSDWAVIQQVDEAGLARSDRWGQRNLRRWWVKRVMRRTLVHGGRWMTHQLRRVRAQTALPGAPEG; encoded by the coding sequence ATGTCCAAGACCATGGCGATGAACCTTCTGGAGGATTGGTGCAGGGGAATGGAAGTGGACATCCACAGGTCCTTGTTGGTCACAGGCATCCCAGAGGACTGTGGCCAAGCAGAAATTGAGGAGACCTTGAATGGGGTCCTCTCCCCACTGGGCCCGTACCGCGTGCTCAACAAGATTTTTGTGAGGGAAGAGAATGTTAAAGCTGCCCTCATTGAGGTTGGTGAAGGTGTGAATCTGAGCACCATCCCCCGTGAATTCCCAGGAAGGGGTGGTGTCTGGAGAGTGGTCTGTAGAGACCCTACCCAGGatgctgagtttttaaaaaatctgaatgaaTTCCTGGATGCCGAGGGACGCACCTGGGAGGATGTGGTCCGCCTGCTCCAGCTCAACCACCCCACACTGTCCCAGAACCAGCATCAGCCGCCAGAGAACTGGGCAGAAGCTTTGGGGGTGCTTCTGGGAGCGGTGGTACAGATCATCTTCTGCATGGATGCTGAGATCCGCAGCCGGGAGGAAGCCAGGGCCCACGAGGCCGCTGAGTTCGAAGAGATGACAGCCTGGGCTTTAGCAGCAGGGAAGAAGGTCAAGAAAGAACCGGGGCTTGCAGCAGAGGTGGGTTCTGCCTTAAAGACGGAGAACCCCAACAACTGGAATGCCACAGAAGATCAGCATGACCCTCCCAAACCTTTGGTTCGCAAGGCTGGAGCTAAGACTCGCTCCAggagaaagaagcagaagaagaaccCCAAGCAGGAAGCAGTGCCCTGGAAAAAACCCAAAAGCATCAATTCCAACAGCACAGCCAACTTGGAGGATCCTGAGGCGGGTGATGCTGAAAGCATGGCAATCTCAGAGCCGATCAAGGGCAGCAGAAAGCCGTGTGTGAAGCAGGAGGAGTTGGCTTTGAAGAAGCCCATGGCGAAATGTGCCtggaagggtcccagagagccaTCTCAGGATGCTCGGGCAGAAGCTGAGAGCCCAGGAGGCGCCTCTGAGTCAGACCAAGATGGTGGCCATGAAAGCCCACCAAAGAAGAAGGCCATGGCCTGGGTCTCCGCCAAGAACCCcatgaggaagaagaagaaggtgagCTTGGGCCCTGTCTCTTACGTCTTGGTCGACTCAGAAGACAGCAGGAAGAAGCCGGTGATGCCAAAGAAAGGGCCGGGCTCAAGAAGGGAGGCATCAGTTCAGAAAGCCCCTCGAGGCCAGCAGTCTGCCGAGGCAACAGCCTCAACTTCTAGGGATCTGAAGGCCAAGCCAGAAGGCTCTCCTCGGCGTGCCACCAATGGTGAGAATGACAGCAGAAGTGACTGGGCTGTCATCCAGCAAGTGGATGAGGCAGGACTAGCTAGGAGTGACAGGTGGGGGCAGAGGAACCTGAGGAGGTGGTGGGTCAAGCGGGTGATGAGGAGGACCCTGGTGCATGGCGGGAGGTGGATGACACACCAGTTGAGGAGGGTAAGAGCCCAGACTGCCCTCCCAGGAGCCCCTGAAGGCTGA
- the PNMA8B gene encoding paraneoplastic antigen-like protein 8B, which translates to MAMSILQDWCRSLDVDAHRALLVTGIPEGLEQADVEAVLQPTLLPLGTFRLRHMKGLMNEKAQAALVEFVEDVNHAAIPREIPGKDGVWRVLWKDRAQDTRVLRQMRRLLLDDGPTQAAEAGAPGEAPTPPASETQAQDSGEVTGQAGSPLGAARNARRGRRGRRNRTRRNRLTQKGKKRSRGGRPSASARSEDEDSSDESLGIVIEEIDQGDLSGDEDQSALYATLQAAARELVRQWAPCSSEGEDGPREFLALVTVTDKAKKEEAEKEPAAAESIRLNTKEDKNGVPDLVALLAVRDTPDEEPVDSDASESDSQESEDQETEGLDNPEFVAIVAYTDPSDPWAREEMLKIASVIESLGWSDEKDKRDALRQVLSVMSKDTNGTRVKVEEAGREVDAVVLRKAGDDGDLRECISTLAQPDLPPQAKKAGCGLFGGWSEHGEDEGGLLELVALLAAQDMAEVMKEEKENAWEGGKYKYPKGKLGEVLALLAARENMGSNEGSEEASDEQSEEESEDTESEASEPEDRASRKPRAKRARTAPRGLTPAGAPPTASGARKTRGGGRGRGRGVTPEKKAGSRGSAQDDAAGSRKKKGSAGAGANARAGEAKGQAPTGSKAARGKKARRGRRLPPKCR; encoded by the coding sequence CAGGTTGCGACACATGAAGGGCTTGATGAACGAGAAGGCCCAGGCCGCCCTGGTGGAGTTTGTGGAGGACGTCAATCACGCTGCCATTCCCAGGGAGATCCCAGGCAAGGACGGGGTCTGGAGGGTTCTGTGGAAGGACCGTGCGCAGGACACGAGGGTCCTGAGGCAGATGAGACGCCTGCTGCTGGATGACGGACCCACGCAGGCCGCGGAGGCTGGGGCCCCCGGGGAGGCGCCCACCCCTCCAGCTTCGGAGACCCAGGCCCAGGATTCTGGGGAGGTGACAGGGCAGGCTGGCTCGCCTCTTGGGGCAGCCAGGAACGCAAGGAGGGGCCGTCGGGGTCGTAGAAACAGAACCAGACGCAACAGGTTGACCCAGAAGGGCAAGAAGAGAAGCCGAGGAGGGCGGCCGTCTGCTTCCGCGAGGAGTGAGGATGAGGACTCTTCCGATGAGAGCCTGGGCATCGTGATCGAGGAGATCGACCAGGGGGACCTGAGCGGAGACGAGGACCAGAGTGCGCTGTACGCCACGCTCCAGGCGGCTGCCAGGGAGCTGGTTAGGCAGTGGGCGCCCTGCAGCTCGGAGGGGGAAGATGGTCCCCGCGAGTTCTTGGCTCTGGTCACTGTCACCGACAAAGCGAAGAAagaagaggcagagaaggagcCAGCTGCGGCCGAATCCATCCGCTTGAACaccaaagaagacaaaaatggcGTCCCCGACTTAGTGGCCCTGCTGGCTGTGAGAGACACCCCGGACGAGGAGCCGGTGGACAGCGACGCTTCGGAGAGCGACTCGCAGGAAAGTGAGGACCAAGAAACAGAGGGATTGGATAATCCTGAGTTCGTGGCCATTGTGGCCTATACCGACCCGTCGGACCCCTGGGCCCGGGAGGAGATGTTGAAAATCGCTTCTGTTATCGAGTCTCTAGGCTGGAGCGACGAGAAAGACAAGCGAGACGCCCTCCGACAGGTCTTGTCCGTTATGTCCAAAGACACTAACGGGACCCGCGTGAAGGTGGAGGAGGCGGGCCGCGAGGTGGACGCCGTGGTCCTGCGCAAGGCCGGGGACGACGGGGACCTCCGGGAGTGCATTTCCACCTTGGCGCAGCCAGATCTCCCTCCCCAGGCGAAGAAGGCTGGGTGTGGCCTCTTCGGGGGCTGGAGCGAGCACGGTGAGGACGAGGGGGGCCTTCTGGAGCTGGTGGCGCTCCTGGCTGCCCAGGACATGGCGGAGGTgatgaaggaggaaaaagaaaacgcCTGGGAAGGTGGGAAGTACAAATACCCCAAAGGCAAACTGGGGGAGGTATTGGCGCTCCTGGCCGCCCGGGAGAACATGGGGTCCAACGAGGGGTCAGAGGAGGCTTCGGACGAACAGTCCGAGGAGGAGTCGGAGGACACCGAGAGCGAGGCGTCGGAGCCCGAGGACAGGGCGTCCAGGAAGCCCCGGGCCAAGAGGGCGCGCACCGCCCCCAGGGGCCTGACTCCGGCCGGCGCGCCCCCCACCGCGTCCGGGGCCCGCAAAACCCGCGGGGGCGGCCGAGGCCGAGGCCGGGGCGTCACTCCCGAGAAGAAAGCCGGGAGCCGGGGCTCGGCCCAGGACGACGCCGCGGGAAGCCGGAAGAAGAAGGGGAGCGCGGGCGCCGGGGCCAATGCCAGGGCAGGCGAGGCCAAGGGCCAGGCGCCCACTGGATCGAAGGCCGCACGCGGGAAGAAGGCCCGTCGGGGCCGGAGGCTGCCCCCCAAATGCCGCTAG
- the PNMA8A gene encoding paraneoplastic antigen-like protein 8A isoform X4, protein MSKTMAMNLLEDWCRGMEVDIHRSLLVTGIPEDCGQAEIEETLNGVLSPLGPYRVLNKIFVREENVKAALIEVGEGVNLSTIPREFPGRGGVWRVVCRDPTQDAEFLKNLNEFLDAEGRTWEDVVRLLQLNHPTLSQNQHQPPENWAEALGVLLGAVVQIIFCMDAEIRSREEARAHEAAEFEEMTAWALAAGKKVKKEPGLAAEVGSALKTENPNNWNATEDQHDPPKPLVRKAGAKTRSRRKKQKKNPKQEAVPWKKPKSINSNSTANLEDPEAGDAESMAISEPIKGSRKPCVKQEELALKKPMAKCAWKGPREPSQDARAEAESPGGASESDQDGGHESPPKKKAMAWVSAKNPMRKKKKNPERFDLGDHPY, encoded by the exons ATGTCCAAGACCATGGCGATGAACCTTCTGGAGGATTGGTGCAGGGGAATGGAAGTGGACATCCACAGGTCCTTGTTGGTCACAGGCATCCCAGAGGACTGTGGCCAAGCAGAAATTGAGGAGACCTTGAATGGGGTCCTCTCCCCACTGGGCCCGTACCGCGTGCTCAACAAGATTTTTGTGAGGGAAGAGAATGTTAAAGCTGCCCTCATTGAGGTTGGTGAAGGTGTGAATCTGAGCACCATCCCCCGTGAATTCCCAGGAAGGGGTGGTGTCTGGAGAGTGGTCTGTAGAGACCCTACCCAGGatgctgagtttttaaaaaatctgaatgaaTTCCTGGATGCCGAGGGACGCACCTGGGAGGATGTGGTCCGCCTGCTCCAGCTCAACCACCCCACACTGTCCCAGAACCAGCATCAGCCGCCAGAGAACTGGGCAGAAGCTTTGGGGGTGCTTCTGGGAGCGGTGGTACAGATCATCTTCTGCATGGATGCTGAGATCCGCAGCCGGGAGGAAGCCAGGGCCCACGAGGCCGCTGAGTTCGAAGAGATGACAGCCTGGGCTTTAGCAGCAGGGAAGAAGGTCAAGAAAGAACCGGGGCTTGCAGCAGAGGTGGGTTCTGCCTTAAAGACGGAGAACCCCAACAACTGGAATGCCACAGAAGATCAGCATGACCCTCCCAAACCTTTGGTTCGCAAGGCTGGAGCTAAGACTCGCTCCAggagaaagaagcagaagaagaaccCCAAGCAGGAAGCAGTGCCCTGGAAAAAACCCAAAAGCATCAATTCCAACAGCACAGCCAACTTGGAGGATCCTGAGGCGGGTGATGCTGAAAGCATGGCAATCTCAGAGCCGATCAAGGGCAGCAGAAAGCCGTGTGTGAAGCAGGAGGAGTTGGCTTTGAAGAAGCCCATGGCGAAATGTGCCtggaagggtcccagagagccaTCTCAGGATGCTCGGGCAGAAGCTGAGAGCCCAGGAGGCGCCTCTGAGTCAGACCAAGATGGTGGCCATGAAAGCCCACCAAAGAAGAAGGCCATGGCCTGGGTCTCCGCCAAGAACCCcatgaggaagaagaagaag AATCCAGAAAGGTTTGATCTGGGGGACCACCCGTACTGA
- the PNMA8A gene encoding paraneoplastic antigen-like protein 8A isoform X2, giving the protein MSKTMAMNLLEDWCRGMEVDIHRSLLVTGIPEDCGQAEIEETLNGVLSPLGPYRVLNKIFVREENVKAALIEVGEGVNLSTIPREFPGRGGVWRVVCRDPTQDAEFLKNLNEFLDAEGRTWEDVVRLLQLNHPTLSQNQHQPPENWAEALGVLLGAVVQIIFCMDAEIRSREEARAHEAAEFEEMTAWALAAGKKVKKEPGLAAEVGSALKTENPNNWNATEDQHDPPKPLVRKAGAKTRSRRKKQKKNPKQEAVPWKKPKSINSNSTANLEDPEAGDAESMAISEPIKGSRKPCVKQEELALKKPMAKCAWKGPREPSQDARAEAESPGGASESDQDGGHESPPKKKAMAWVSAKNPMRKKKKVSLGPVSYVLVDSEDSRKKPVMPKKGPGSRREASVQKAPRGQQSAEATASTSRDLKAKPEGSPRRATNGENDSRSDWAVIQQVDEAGLARSDRIQKGLIWGTTRTEELKEQGRSSKSTKFSLVTE; this is encoded by the exons ATGTCCAAGACCATGGCGATGAACCTTCTGGAGGATTGGTGCAGGGGAATGGAAGTGGACATCCACAGGTCCTTGTTGGTCACAGGCATCCCAGAGGACTGTGGCCAAGCAGAAATTGAGGAGACCTTGAATGGGGTCCTCTCCCCACTGGGCCCGTACCGCGTGCTCAACAAGATTTTTGTGAGGGAAGAGAATGTTAAAGCTGCCCTCATTGAGGTTGGTGAAGGTGTGAATCTGAGCACCATCCCCCGTGAATTCCCAGGAAGGGGTGGTGTCTGGAGAGTGGTCTGTAGAGACCCTACCCAGGatgctgagtttttaaaaaatctgaatgaaTTCCTGGATGCCGAGGGACGCACCTGGGAGGATGTGGTCCGCCTGCTCCAGCTCAACCACCCCACACTGTCCCAGAACCAGCATCAGCCGCCAGAGAACTGGGCAGAAGCTTTGGGGGTGCTTCTGGGAGCGGTGGTACAGATCATCTTCTGCATGGATGCTGAGATCCGCAGCCGGGAGGAAGCCAGGGCCCACGAGGCCGCTGAGTTCGAAGAGATGACAGCCTGGGCTTTAGCAGCAGGGAAGAAGGTCAAGAAAGAACCGGGGCTTGCAGCAGAGGTGGGTTCTGCCTTAAAGACGGAGAACCCCAACAACTGGAATGCCACAGAAGATCAGCATGACCCTCCCAAACCTTTGGTTCGCAAGGCTGGAGCTAAGACTCGCTCCAggagaaagaagcagaagaagaaccCCAAGCAGGAAGCAGTGCCCTGGAAAAAACCCAAAAGCATCAATTCCAACAGCACAGCCAACTTGGAGGATCCTGAGGCGGGTGATGCTGAAAGCATGGCAATCTCAGAGCCGATCAAGGGCAGCAGAAAGCCGTGTGTGAAGCAGGAGGAGTTGGCTTTGAAGAAGCCCATGGCGAAATGTGCCtggaagggtcccagagagccaTCTCAGGATGCTCGGGCAGAAGCTGAGAGCCCAGGAGGCGCCTCTGAGTCAGACCAAGATGGTGGCCATGAAAGCCCACCAAAGAAGAAGGCCATGGCCTGGGTCTCCGCCAAGAACCCcatgaggaagaagaagaaggtgagCTTGGGCCCTGTCTCTTACGTCTTGGTCGACTCAGAAGACAGCAGGAAGAAGCCGGTGATGCCAAAGAAAGGGCCGGGCTCAAGAAGGGAGGCATCAGTTCAGAAAGCCCCTCGAGGCCAGCAGTCTGCCGAGGCAACAGCCTCAACTTCTAGGGATCTGAAGGCCAAGCCAGAAGGCTCTCCTCGGCGTGCCACCAATGGTGAGAATGACAGCAGAAGTGACTGGGCTGTCATCCAGCAAGTGGATGAGGCAGGACTAGCTAGGAGTGACAG AATCCAGAAAGGTTTGATCTGGGGGACCACCCGTACTGAGGAGTTGAAAGAACAAGGAAGAAGTTCCAAGTCAACCAAGTTTTCTCTTGTCACTGAATAA
- the PNMA8A gene encoding paraneoplastic antigen-like protein 8A isoform X3 yields MSKTMAMNLLEDWCRGMEVDIHRSLLVTGIPEDCGQAEIEETLNGVLSPLGPYRVLNKIFVREENVKAALIEVGEGVNLSTIPREFPGRGGVWRVVCRDPTQDAEFLKNLNEFLDAEGRTWEDVVRLLQLNHPTLSQNQHQPPENWAEALGVLLGAVVQIIFCMDAEIRSREEARAHEAAEFEEMTAWALAAGKKVKKEPGLAAEVGSALKTENPNNWNATEDQHDPPKPLVRKAGAKTRSRRKKQKKNPKQEAVPWKKPKSINSNSTANLEDPEAGDAESMAISEPIKGSRKPCVKQEELALKKPMAKCAWKGPREPSQDARAEAESPGGASESDQDGGHESPPKKKAMAWVSAKNPMRKKKKVSLGPVSYVLVDSEDSRKKPVMPKKGPGSRREASVQKAPRGQQSAEATASTSRDLKAKPEGSPRRATNESRKV; encoded by the exons ATGTCCAAGACCATGGCGATGAACCTTCTGGAGGATTGGTGCAGGGGAATGGAAGTGGACATCCACAGGTCCTTGTTGGTCACAGGCATCCCAGAGGACTGTGGCCAAGCAGAAATTGAGGAGACCTTGAATGGGGTCCTCTCCCCACTGGGCCCGTACCGCGTGCTCAACAAGATTTTTGTGAGGGAAGAGAATGTTAAAGCTGCCCTCATTGAGGTTGGTGAAGGTGTGAATCTGAGCACCATCCCCCGTGAATTCCCAGGAAGGGGTGGTGTCTGGAGAGTGGTCTGTAGAGACCCTACCCAGGatgctgagtttttaaaaaatctgaatgaaTTCCTGGATGCCGAGGGACGCACCTGGGAGGATGTGGTCCGCCTGCTCCAGCTCAACCACCCCACACTGTCCCAGAACCAGCATCAGCCGCCAGAGAACTGGGCAGAAGCTTTGGGGGTGCTTCTGGGAGCGGTGGTACAGATCATCTTCTGCATGGATGCTGAGATCCGCAGCCGGGAGGAAGCCAGGGCCCACGAGGCCGCTGAGTTCGAAGAGATGACAGCCTGGGCTTTAGCAGCAGGGAAGAAGGTCAAGAAAGAACCGGGGCTTGCAGCAGAGGTGGGTTCTGCCTTAAAGACGGAGAACCCCAACAACTGGAATGCCACAGAAGATCAGCATGACCCTCCCAAACCTTTGGTTCGCAAGGCTGGAGCTAAGACTCGCTCCAggagaaagaagcagaagaagaaccCCAAGCAGGAAGCAGTGCCCTGGAAAAAACCCAAAAGCATCAATTCCAACAGCACAGCCAACTTGGAGGATCCTGAGGCGGGTGATGCTGAAAGCATGGCAATCTCAGAGCCGATCAAGGGCAGCAGAAAGCCGTGTGTGAAGCAGGAGGAGTTGGCTTTGAAGAAGCCCATGGCGAAATGTGCCtggaagggtcccagagagccaTCTCAGGATGCTCGGGCAGAAGCTGAGAGCCCAGGAGGCGCCTCTGAGTCAGACCAAGATGGTGGCCATGAAAGCCCACCAAAGAAGAAGGCCATGGCCTGGGTCTCCGCCAAGAACCCcatgaggaagaagaagaaggtgagCTTGGGCCCTGTCTCTTACGTCTTGGTCGACTCAGAAGACAGCAGGAAGAAGCCGGTGATGCCAAAGAAAGGGCCGGGCTCAAGAAGGGAGGCATCAGTTCAGAAAGCCCCTCGAGGCCAGCAGTCTGCCGAGGCAACAGCCTCAACTTCTAGGGATCTGAAGGCCAAGCCAGAAGGCTCTCCTCGGCGTGCCACCAATG AATCCAGAAAGGTTTGA
- the LOC144337205 gene encoding uncharacterized protein LOC144337205, with translation MNHVDWGSQTPDTPGGECAGKKYCFHSLIPGGSVPEGMGRSVCGRRSSRVKALRSGREGSRRTETSTGGSSRSVPLVEPLAAGGAERGCPLLGEKATVREEPAAPSAQSMRFIQGSDSEGWLDWSR, from the exons ATGAACCACGTGGACTGGGGGAGTCAGACCCCAGACACGCCTGGTGGGGAATGTGCTGGAAAGAAATACTGTTTTCATTCCCTCATTCCTGGAGGGAGTGTTCCCGAGGGGATGGGGAGGAGCGTTTGCGGTCGAAGAAGCAGCCGCGTAAAGGCCTTGAGGTCCGGCAGGGAAGGGTCCCGGCGCACAGAGACCAGCACAGGCGGCAGCAGCCGGTCTGTCCCGCTCGTGGAGCCTCTGGCGGCGGGTGGAGCGGAGCGCGGCTGCCCCCTCCTGGGAGAGAAGGCGACAGTCCGGGAGGAGCCCGCAGCGCCATCCGCGCAGTCCATGAGATTTATCCAGGGCAG tgaCAGTGAGGGGTGGCTGGACTGGTCCAGATGA